The following coding sequences lie in one Aspergillus puulaauensis MK2 DNA, chromosome 3, nearly complete sequence genomic window:
- a CDS encoding putative lipoxygenase (COG:S;~EggNog:ENOG410PJ6B;~InterPro:IPR013819,IPR036226,IPR000907;~go_function: GO:0016702 - oxidoreductase activity, acting on single donors with incorporation of molecular oxygen, incorporation of two atoms of oxygen [Evidence IEA];~go_function: GO:0046872 - metal ion binding [Evidence IEA];~go_process: GO:0055114 - oxidation-reduction process [Evidence IEA]) — MEATDFDSSLPPPNRTPEEQRRRFLFTDGTDGFPPHLNLVDEDDGGGERSSTEADNKVKADTQIQDWVKELKSKKGAQLNYLTIQTFDELVDCVTMCIHITSPQHTAVNYLQNYYLTFVVNKPPCLFEKPPETLTKLLKYNEEDLVKALPMNQPAEWLLASHIPYLLNKDPDNDETLFHYAQSTAALYATKTAEADKPIAKAATDFLHYL, encoded by the exons ATGGAGGCAACGGACTTCGATTCTTCGCTTCCCCCTCCTAATCGGACCCCAGAGGAACAGCGAAGGCGCTTCTTGTTCACGGACGGCACAGATGGTTTCCCGCCCCATCTGAATCTtgtggatgaagacgatggcGGTGGAGAAAGATCCAGCA CCGAGGCCGACAACAAAGTCAAGGCAGACACGCAGATTCAGGACTGGGTCAAAGAGCTGAAAAGTAAAAAAGGTGCCCAGCTGAACTACCTGACAATCCAGACATTCGATGAACTGGTTGACTGTGTGACCATGTGTATCCATATCACGTCACCTCAGCATACCGCTGTCAACTATCTACAAAACTACTACCTGACCTTTGTGGTCAACAAGCCACCGTGTCTTTTCGAAAAGCCTCCAGAAACTCTGACGAAACTGCTGAAATATAACGAGGAAGACCTGGTCAAGGCGTTGCCCATGAACCAACCTGCCGAATGGCTTCTCGCTTCCCATATCCCATACCTGCTCAACAAGGATCCGGACAATGACGAAACCCTGTTCCACTACGCTCAATCCACAGCTGCCTTATATGCCACGAAAACAGCGGAAGCAGACAAACCAATTGCAAAAGCTGCAACTGACTTCCTTCATTATCTGTAA
- a CDS encoding uncharacterized protein (InterPro:IPR018247,IPR002048,IPR011992;~SECRETED:SignalP(1-19);~antiSMASH:Cluster_3.7;~go_function: GO:0005509 - calcium ion binding [Evidence IEA]), producing the protein MFVAIGLLFLSHLMAVSLAACCDAQYLSSNGQWICGDGTVATPCCGKGPCDAFCCNCDCRSPSSRKRDLPFLMERAEQVDSLFQSVDADGSGDLDLGEYIAWVTEHLGREHPVSPSLYQAYIDHFYSFDMDKNSKLDLGEVRATK; encoded by the exons ATGTTCGTCGCCAttgggcttcttttcctttctcattTGATGGCTGTGTCACTAGCAGCCTGCTGTGATGCGCAGTACTTGAGCAGCAATGGCCAATGGATCTGCGGAGATGGTACCGTGGCTACTCCCTGCTGTGGAAAAGGCCCATGCGATGCCTTCTGCTGCAATTGTG ATTGCCGATCTCCGAGCTCCAGGAAGCGAGACCTACCGTTTCTAATGGAGCGGGCTGAACAAGTCGACAGTCTGTTCCAGTCAGTCGACGCCGACGGTTCAGGCGACTTGGATTTGGGAGAGTATATTGCATGGGTGACTGAGCATCTGGGCCGCGAACATCCAGTATCGCCCAGCTTGTACCAAGCCTACATCGACCATTTTTATTC GTTTGATATGGATAAGAATAGCAAGCTTGATCTAGGTGAGGTTCGGGCTACAAAATAA
- a CDS encoding uncharacterized protein (COG:M;~EggNog:ENOG410PKIB;~InterPro:IPR035994,IPR002110,IPR027417,IPR036770, IPR020683;~PFAM:PF12796,PF00023,PF13637,PF13857;~antiSMASH:Cluster_3.7;~go_function: GO:0003824 - catalytic activity [Evidence IEA];~go_function: GO:0005515 - protein binding [Evidence IEA];~go_process: GO:0009116 - nucleoside metabolic process [Evidence IEA]), which produces MRDNLRNERNILCFETEAAGLMDNFPCLVIRGISDYADSHKNDFWQGYAAITSAAYAKDLLRIINGGNVQNVEPVVAVIERFAQTVASIEDNVSAMRTIHDQEKKDKILSWLSPLTHSDEQTAHMDKRTANTGKWFLELTEFQELVNGSNVTVYCHGIPGGGKSSLASLAIDYLYKLQRQREGLGIAYVFFSFDRETTQSLPNLIAALAKQFAMQFPSLPQVVEEFYETHSSQQRRPSIRELILLLKQLISGLETSIIVLDALDECIDSSETLGKFMQILFQLQNENKETATNILATSRINHNIKTLFDKSPYIVEIRARDDDLREFLVARLSVNHVRTLPTKGHIRDAINNLSHGLHELDKLYSAAVRRLENKGEQTRELAKHILAWIVHVKRPLVTEELQHALAIRPETSALDRKLISDYFSNIGHLQSVCEGLVEVDKRNNIRLAHHTTYEYFGRLQADWITTAESHVARMCLTYLSYEIFGRDVGSDELDGRAQLIEYPFYQYSAQYWGYHIRNAGLDGSDFVLSFLTSKNKFRTSCEAMLSLKHPFHDEEIDELGLRDAPVLHVAAWFGLEGSLERLISLGSDPNTKDWRGGTPLIWAAIGSQRSTFSSLLRNGQVDVNACDLDGTTALHEAVNQGEESMVQLLLKRSDINVNQRDMFQATPLHVACIQNQAALARIIASSDKAALNLRDCDGWTPLFLSVNNNDADTANVLIQAGGTELNFRDANGVSPLVKAAYQGSNLVFDLLLEVDGVDVNFRSAGNGTALFAAAMHGREYIVTRLLGMPGIDVNPSEEILITPLIVAISMGHVPIVRLLLDTEKIDVNDTGCSIRTPLMCAAAAGQEIVTRLLLQEYHADATKQSSDGATAQTIATLHGHLSIASLLENWIQGTGRPRTPANGAHLTGRLDNIDEEHRSSGAETYEEKHDISQATSLGPIQKPDLAWELGRTILESLETFLNHGVGVDHSIGAHGTTLLMLAIKANQAAVAIILLENHADPNITDSRGTSPLHIALNTRNTQLAQILLKYGADPNARHGMGLTPLAAAIDFESAQMVTCLLDSGADPY; this is translated from the exons ATGCGCGATAACCTGCGAAATGAGCGAAACATCTTGTGTTTTGAAACGGAGGCTGCTGGGTTAATGGATAACTTCCCCTGTCTGGTAATAAGGGGGATATCTGACTATGCAGACAGCCACAAGAATGACTTCTGGCAAGGATATGCTGCCATCACTTCTGCTGCATATGCAAAAGACCTGCTTCGCATCATAAACGGGGGGAATGTTCAAAACGTTGAGCCTGTGGTCGCGGTGATTGAGAGAT TTGCTCAAACCGTAGCATCAATCGAAGACAATGTATCTGCAATGAGAACAATCCACgaccaggagaagaaggacaagaTCCTGAGTTGGCTCTCTCCACTGACACACAGCGACGAGCAGACTGCGCACATGGACAAGAGGACCGCCAACACTGGCAAATGGTTTTTAGAGTTAACTGAATTCCAAGAACTGGTCAATGGCTCCAACGTCACTGTTTACTGCCATGGGATTCCTGGGGGTGGCAAAAGCAGCCTGGCCTCTCTGGCCATCGATTACCTCTACAAGCTTCAGCGCCAGCGCGAGGGGCTGGGCATTGCGTATGTGTTTTTCAGTTTTGATCGCGAGACTACGCAGTCTCTGCCTAACCTAATCGCGGCTCTAGCAAAACAGTTTGCGATGCAGTTCCCTAGCCTGCCccaggttgtcgaggagttTTACGAGACGCACTCCAGCCAACAACGCCGTCCATCCATCCGAGAACTGATTCTGTTGTTAAAGCAGTTGATCAGTGGGCTCGAGACCAGCATTATCGTTCTCGATGCCCTTGACGAGTGCATTGATTCCAGTGAAACCCTGGGCAAGTTCATGCAAATCCTCTTCCAACTGCAGAATGAGAATAAGGAGACGGCAACGAATATTCTAGCCACTTCGAGGATTAACCATAATATCAAGACCCTGTTCGACAAGTCACCCTACATCGTCGAGATTCGTGCACGGGACGATGATCTTAGGGA GTTCCTCGTTGCGCGGCTCTCTGTGAACCACGTTCGGACACTGCCCACGAAAGGACACATCAGGGATGCAATCAATAACCTATCCCACGGTCTACACGAGCTTGACAAATTATATTCCGCCGCTGTACGGAGGTTGGAGAACAAAGGGGAGCAAACACGAGAGCTGGCGAAGCACATTTTGGCTTGGATTGTACACGTGAAAAGGCCTCTTGTGACCGAGGAGCTTCAGCATGCCCTTGCTATACGACCAGAAACCAGCGCACTGGACAGAAAGCTTATCAGTGACTATTTTTCAAATATTGGGCATCTGCAATCGGTATGCGAAGGGCTGGTGGAGGTTGACAAGCGCAATAACATCCGCCTGGCGCATCACACGACATACGAATACTTTGGCCGACTTCAAGCCGACTGGATAACAACCGCCGAATCTCACGTCGCCAGGATGTGTTTGACGTACCTGTCATATGAAATATTTGGCAGAGACGTTGGTTCAGACGAGTTGGACGGCAGAGCTCAGCTGATTGAATATCCATTCTATCAGTATTCCGCCCAGTACTGGGGGTATCATATCCGGAATGCTGGCCTGGATGGCAGTGACTTCGTCCTAAGCTTCCTCACAAGCAAGAATAAATTTCGAACTAGCTGCGAGGCCATGTTAAGCCTCAAACACCCATTCCAcgacgaggaaatcgacGAGCTTGGACTGAGAGACGCGCCGGTACTCCATGTAGCAGCATGGTTTGGGCTCGAAGGGTCACTTGAACGCCTGATTAGTCTGGGGAGTGATCCAAATACCAAGGACTGGCGAGGAGGCACGCCACTTATTTGGGCGGCCATTGGTTCGCAGCGGTCCACTTTTAGCTCGTTACTGCGCAATGGACAAGTTGATGTAAACGCCTGCGATCTTGATGGGACAACAGCATTGCACGAGGCAGTCAACCAGGGAGAAGAGAGCATGGTCCAGCTCTTGCTTAAAAGGAGCGATATCAATGTGAATCAAAGAGATATGTTCCAGGCCACGCCTCTTCATGTAGCTTGCATACAGAACCAGGCAGCACTTGCCAGGATCATAGCGTCATCTGACAAGGCAGCCCTAAACCTGCGGGATTGCGATGGCTGGACACCGCTGTTCTTGTctgtcaacaacaacgacgCCGACACGGCCAACGTGCTTATTCAAGCTGGCGGCACCGAGTTGAATTTCAGGGATGCGAACGGCGTATCGCCGCTTGTGAAGGCAGCGTATCAAGGTTCAAATTTGGTTTTTGACCTGTTACTAGAAGTGGATGGAGTCGACGTTAATTTCAGAAGTGCCGGCAACGGCACAGCATTGTTTGCCGCAGCGATGCATGGGCGTGAATATATTGTCACCCGTCTTCTAGGTATGCCGGGAATTGATGTAAATCCAAGCGAGGAGATATTGATAACACCATTGATCGTGGCAATATCGATGGGTCATGTTCCCATCGTCAGGTTACTCCTGGATACCGAGAAGATTGATGTGAATGACACTGGCTGTTCTATCAGAACACCTCTTATGTGCGCGGCAGCTGCAGGACAAGAAATAGTTACTCGCCTACTATTACAGGAATACCACGCGGACGCTACGAAGCAGAGCAGCGATGGGGCCACGGCACAGACAATAGCAACATTGCATGGCCACCTCTCTATTGCAAGTCTGTTGGAAAATTGGATTCAGGGCACTGGCCGGCCCAGAACGCCTGCCAACGGTGCTCATTTAACAGGTCGACTTGATAATATAGATGAGGAACATCGCTCCTCCGGGGCGGAAACCTACGAAGAAAAGCATGATATAAGTCAAGCTACATCACTTGGTCCTATTCAGAAACCGGATCTGGCCTGGGAGCTTGGAAGGACTATATTAGAAAGTCTTGAAACTTTCCTTAACCACGGAGTAGGAGTGGACCATTCAATTGGTGCACACGGAACCACTTTGCTCATGTTagccatcaaagccaaccAGGCAGCGGTGGCTATTATCCTCCTCGAAAACCATGCAGATCCGAATATCACGGATTCCCGAGGGACAAGTCCACTGCATATTGCTCTCAACACGAGAAACACGCAGCTGGCCCAGATCTTACTGAAGTACGGTGCCGACCCCAATGCGCGCCATGGCATGGGTCTGACACCACTAGCAGCTGCAATCGACTTTGAAAGCGCCCAAATGGTGACTTGTCTACTGGATAGCGGCGCCGATCCGTACTAG
- a CDS encoding uncharacterized protein (COG:S;~EggNog:ENOG410PIGZ;~InterPro:IPR008441,IPR029044;~PFAM:PF05704;~antiSMASH:Cluster_3.7) yields MSTHAKYQIPKEFQDQLEPAEPLDTRSDEAILASLSEPRPVTSEKNIWAYWHAGIEAMPKWCQRNIIDWHRICGPSWTIRVLDTVPDSPNHALKVIPPSMLPETFVKGTMDGHYVGPHSADFLRGACLYLFGGVFMDVGVILIRPLDRICWSQLADPSTPYNISVPWMCDTAMANHFIASRKADPFIKRWHELFVHVWGNRTSFQGICQNPLFAFILDEGYSTSQERGFTWEFDVTPITVFEYITQVVAWMRLTMLEDAGDGFSGVDYAMNNVLWFDALAENWGIESKIGFKGEDAFKLLATRLDADPESEEYKKAYAIVWHCLAQCSMEKVTHGKHLTKTLALGSLWDLEESEGVYIEEGTFAELLRYGATRFRQTREGIAVVQIDRPVTMRKGLYEP; encoded by the coding sequence ATGTCCACCCACGCAAAGTACCAAATCCCCAAAGAGTTCCAAGACCAGCTCGAGCCCGCCGAGCCCCTTGACACCCGCAGCGACGAAGCAATCCTCGCCTCTCTTTCCGAACCCCGCCCAGTGACATCGGAGAAGAACATCTGGGCCTACTGGCACGCCGGAATCGAGGCAATGCCGAAATGGTGCCAGCGAAACATCATTGACTGGCACCGCATCTGCGGGCCCTCGTGGACAATCCGCGTGCTCGACACCGTCCCGGACTCGCCCAACCATGCACTAAAGGTCATCCCACCCTCAATGCTCCCAGAGACATTCGTCAAGGGCACAATGGACGGCCACTACGTGGGCCCACACAGCGCAGACTTCCTCCGCGGCGCATGTCTTTACCTCTTTGGCGGCGTGTTCATGGACGTGggcgtcatcctcatccggCCCCTCGACCGAATCTGCTGGTCCCAGCTCGCGGACCCCTCGACCCCTTACAACATCAGTGTCCCCTGGATGTGCGACACAGCAATGGCAAACCACTTCATCGCGAGCCGCAAGGCGGACCCCTTTATAAAACGCTGGCACGAGCTCTTCGTCCACGTCTGGGGAAACCGCACAAGCTTCCAAGGAATATGCCAGAACCCTCTTTTCGCCTTCATTCTGGATGAAGGGTATTCCACGTCCCAAGAGCGAGGCTTCACCTGGGAGTTCGACGTCACGCCTATCACGGTCTTCGAGTACATCACCCAAGTCGTCGCCTGGATGCGGCTAACAATGCTCGAAGACGCGGGCGACGGATTCAGCGGCGTCGACTATGCCATGAACAATGTCCTCTGGTTCGACGCGCTCGCTGAGAACTGGGGCATTGAATCAAAGATCGGGTTCAAGGGCGAAGACGCGTTCAAGCTCCTCGCGACCCGGCTGGATGCTGATCCGGAATCTGAGGAGTATAAGAAGGCATATGCAATCGTGTGGCACTGTTTGGCGCAGTGTAGTATGGAGAAAGTTACGCATGGGAAACATTTGACCAAGACACTGGCTCTGGGCTCGCTttgggatctggaggagagTGAGGGGGTATATATTGAGGAGGGAACTTTTGCGGAGCTTTTGAGATACGGAGCGACGAGGTTTAGGCAGACGAGGGAGGGGATTGCAGTTGTGCAGATAGACAGGCCTgtgacgatgaggaagggaCTCTATGAGCCATAG
- a CDS encoding NAD-dependent epimerase/dehydratase family protein (COG:S;~EggNog:ENOG410PPUB;~InterPro:IPR036291,IPR001509;~go_function: GO:0003824 - catalytic activity [Evidence IEA]), with translation MPNVLILGGSGYIGLATGQSLVSSGNYRVWGTARTPQKATLLLENEITPIPAETDITDPASLTSAILDNLIDIVVDATSTHQQGGKVLEGLKNAAVKRAAELAKEGIVAPKLGFVYTSGIWVHGSTSELVSDLSPVGSALSTGKPPRIVSWRAGQEQAILASRDVLEVAIIRPGLIYGRGSWIWTPWWEPILKAKRGGSSEVIQIPADTAARPSCVHITDTAAGLHAAIDRIHGNLGTWPVFDLVTETVGVRDIVEAAKSSLGVTAEVEYTGTRGDVMLEAMSTAGNSEGGRARAVLGWYPKRTEFVLNMAVYIRAWEVVQG, from the coding sequence ATGCCAaacgtcctcatcctcggcggCTCAGGCTACATCGGCCTCGCCACAGGCCAATCCCTCGTGTCCTCAGGCAACTACAGAGTCTGGGGCACAGCGCGCACCCCCCAAAAAGCCACCCTCCTGCTAGAGAACGAAATCACCCCAATCCCCGCAGAAACAGACATCACAGACCCAGCCTCGCTTACCTCAGCaatcctcgacaatctcatcgacatcgtcgtcgacgCCACCTCAACCCACCAACAAGGCGGCAAAGTCCTAGAAGGCTTGAAAAACGCCGCAGTGAAGCGCGCCGCCGAGCTTGCCAAAGAGGGTATCGTCGCTCCGAAGCTCGGCTTTGTATACACCTCTGGGATATGGGTTCATGGGTCTACGAGCGAGCTAGTTAGTGATCTTTCTCCTGTTGGGAGTGCCTTGTCAACGGGGAAACCACCAAGGATTGTTTCGTGGCGCGCgggccaggaacaggctatTCTTGCTTCGAGGGATGTGCTCGAGGTTGCGATTATACGGCCTGGACTTATTTACGGAAGGGGATCGTGGATCTGGACGCCTTGGTGGGAGCCGATTCTTAAAGCGAAGCGAGGTGGCAGCAGCGAAGTAATCCAGATTCCGGCTGATACCGCGGCTCGTCCGTCGTGTGTGCATATTACCGATACCGCGGCTGGGCTTCATGCAGCTATTGACCGTATCCATGGGAATCTAGGGACATGGCCTGTCTTTGATCTGGTTACGGAGACAGTCGGGGTGCGGGATATCGTTGAGGCAGCGAAATCTAGCTTGGGGGTTACGGCTGAGGTGGAGTATACCGGGACCAGGGGGGATGTCATGCTTGAGGCGATGAGTACGGCGGGGAACTCTGAGGGagggagggcgagggcggtGCTGGGCTGGTATCCGAAGCGGACGGAGTTTGTTTTGAATATGGCTGTGTATATTCGTGCTTGGGAGGTTGTACAGGGGTAG
- a CDS encoding uncharacterized protein (SECRETED:SignalP(1-16);~antiSMASH:Cluster_3.7) encodes MKTFFLFSALMAAVACDENPWETCPPSSKLKCYIHGTGEGDNLGPPMSDVTILRDYWVKQSIDIAKSEGGVDADPSTQDPDTWGPRGGLALKASVYDDGCIAYNSDPNHNKDAVVKVCQPHATGNLLSPHLVKDVCVSIYIDEIIDGCLGEADDDSRLNGQVWIEHWGATLRVTNK; translated from the coding sequence AtgaagaccttcttcttattctcGGCTCTTATGGCCGCCGTCGCCTGTGACGAGAACCCATGGGAGACGTGCCCTCCCTCTTCGAAGCTCAAGTGCTACATCCATGGGACAGGAGAGGGCGACAACCTCGGCCCGCCAATGTCAGACGTCACGATCCTCAGGGACTACTGGGTGAAGCAAAGCATCGACATAGCCAAATCAGAGGGCGGCGTGGACGCCGACCCCAGCACGCAAGACCCAGATACGTGGGGTCCCCGTGGCGGACTCGCACTCAAGGCCAGTGTCTACGACGATGGATGTATCGCATACAATTCAGACCCCAACCACAACAAAGACGCCGTGGTCAAGGTGTGTCAGCCGCACGCGACGGGCAATCTCCTCAGCCCGCATTTAGTCAAGGATGTTTGCGTCTCGATTTATATCGATGAGATTATTGATGGGTGCTTGGGcgaggccgatgatgatAGCAGGCTTAATGGACAGGTCTGGATTGAGCACTGGGGCGCTACTCTGAGGGTTACCAATAAATGA
- a CDS encoding uncharacterized protein (COG:S;~EggNog:ENOG410PNYE;~InterPro:IPR029058,IPR013595;~MEROPS:MER0000440;~PFAM:PF08386,PF00561;~SECRETED:SignalP(1-22)): protein MHSLFLKSLQLLPAIFISTASAKINWSPCEAAPSLQCATLDVPFDYTSPNSTETLTLQLNKIPAPLGSKGSILANPGGPGQPGRQGIVGLASPLIALTGGEHDIISFDTRGTVNTIPFECTEDEIGQYEMYNEIIAGNSSEGTLGALWARGTINADLCAQNASKIGSVLTTAFVARDMIQIVDALEEDGLLRYWGFSYGTVLGATVASMFPDRMDKVILDGVMNPHEYYHAAANIEEWADSDAAFSDIFTHCVKAGPKLCPLAAHNKTAASLEQMTFQLLDRLKLRPTTIGPMIIDYPGLKGYIMGTVSGMQGWPVFTMLLDHLLFGVEYKDLEDILQSTSPVFSTDPDLREPTRKAFMALTGIHCSDNQVRAGSLAEFMPTARKLYSISRVAGDNSIGSYIGCQQWQIEPKETYRGPFIAETKTPVLLIGNTLDSHSPLRSAHNVSAGFEGSVVLEVNGNGHTSTNVPSLCVLEKTTAFWRDGTLPEEGTVCERDIEPFTGLWWDDILKDDAE, encoded by the exons ATGCATTCTCTATTCCTGAAGTCTCTGCAGCTCCTTCCAGCCATATTTATCAGCACAGCATCAGCCAAAATCAACTGGTCGCCATGCGAGGCCGCGCCGTCCTTGCAATGCGCAACCTTAGACGTCCCCTTTGACTACACAAGCCCCAACTCCACCGAAACCCTTACTCTCCAGCTCAACAAGATCCCTGCACCGCTGGGGTCAAAGGGTAGTATCCTCGCTAACCCCGGCGGACCGGGACAACCTGGGCGTCAGGGCATCGTGGGCCTTGCCTCGCCTCTTATTGC ATTAACCGGCGGCGAGCACGACATCATCTCATTCGACACGCGGGGCACGGTAAACACCATCCCGTTCGAGTGTACAGAGGACGAAATCGGGCAATATGAAATGTACAACGAAATTATAGCCGGGAATAGCTCCGAGGGAACCCTAGGGGCGCTCTGGGCGCGAGGGACCATCAATGCCGATCTATGCGCGCAGAATGCGTCGAAGATCGGGTCTGTGTTGACGACGGCGTTTGTGGCCAGGGATATGATCCAGATTGTGGATGccttggaggaggatgggtTGCTGAGATACTGGG GGTTCTCGTATGGGACGGTTCTAGGCGCAACGGTGGCCTCCATGTTCCCGGATCGAATGGACAAGGTTATCCTGGACGGCGTGATGAATCCGCACGAGTACTACCATGCAGCTGC CAATATCGAAGAATGGGCCGACTCCGACGCTGCATTCTCCGATATCTTCACCCACTGCGTCAAGGCCGGTCCAAAGCTCTGTCCCCTAGCAGCACACAACAAAACAGCAGCATCTCTAGAACAAATGACATTTCAACTCCTCGACCGCCTCAAGCTCCGTCCTACCACCATCGGCCCAATGATAATTGACTACCCCGGTCTAAAGGGATATATCATGGGAACCGTATCCGGAATGCAAGGGTGGCCGGTCTTCACCATGCTCTTAGACCATCTTCTCTTCGGCGTCGAGTACAAGGACCTAGAAGATATCCTACAGAGTACATCGCCTGTATTCAGCACAGACCCTGACCTGCGCGAACCAACCAGAAAAGCCTTTATGGCGCTTACGGGGATCCACTGCAGCGATAACCAAGTGCGCGCGGGCTCGCTGGCCGAGTTCATGCCTACCGCTCGCAAACTGTACAGCATCAGCCGCGTCGCTGGTGATAATTCTATCGGATCCTATATCGGGTGTCAGCAGTGGCAGATCGAGCCGAAGGAGACATACCGTGGCCCGTTCATAGCAGAGACAAAGACTCCTGTTTTGCTTATTGGCAATACGCTGGACTCGCACTCGCCGCTGAGGTCGGCGCATAATGTCAGTGCGGGGTTTGAGGGGAGTGTAGTGCTTGAGGTTAATGGGAATGGACATACCTCGACTAATGTGCCGAGTTTGTGTGTGCTTGAGAAGACGACGGCGTTTTGGAGGGATGGGACACTCCCTGAGGAGGGGACTGTCTGTGAGAGGGATATAGAGCCGTTTACGGGGCTGTGGTGGGATGATATTCTGAAGGATGATGCGGAGTGA
- a CDS encoding uncharacterized protein (SECRETED:SignalP(1-23);~antiSMASH:Cluster_3.7), with the protein MVSIKSALVTLAMSTTALAGVRCRTSDYEATKDELQQCIDELHGRGTELCTVPAGYLNKGFVHIGDAMITGMHNGDSTDEDESSWCGHIADAAQDALDECGEGKDTASGAKEAYGNGNILVSLIFRDKDGPDE; encoded by the exons ATGGTCTCTATCAAGTCTGCTCTTGTTACTCTTGCAATGTCCACCACCGCGCTGGCTGGCGTGAGATGTAGGACCTCCGACTATGAGGCAACCAAAGACGAGCTCCAACAATGTATCGATGAGCTTCATGGCCGAGGCACGGAGCTTTGTACCGTGCCAGCGGGATATCTCAATAAGGGTTTCGTCCATATTGGCGATGCCATGATCACGGGCATGCACAACGGGGATAGCACTGACGAAGATGAAAGCTCATGGTG CGGGCATATTGCGGACGCTGCGCAGGATGCTCTTGACGAGTGTGGCGAGGGCAAAGATACTGCCTCTG GTGCTAAGGAAGCTTATGGAAACGGCAATATTCTTGTTAGTCTTATTTTCCGGGACAAGGACGGTCCTGATGAATAG
- a CDS encoding uncharacterized protein (COG:F;~EggNog:ENOG410Q21E;~InterPro:IPR035994;~antiSMASH:Cluster_3.7;~go_function: GO:0003824 - catalytic activity [Evidence IEA];~go_process: GO:0009116 - nucleoside metabolic process [Evidence IEA]) yields MNDPRFDAYTVCWVTTLDCELFAARLCLDKEHADLPTDRQDPNEYILGEMGIHNVVIVFAPQGQYGMVPASNTVTNASRTFRQIRCVLLVGIGGGAPGKPDEWNSMMDIRLGDVVVSCPDKKEGGIVHYDGIQVAAHVSKPPTWLLSKVKKLNSDHTFGKGMMTEYIAQAQQQMRQRMARQNYQFPGRQYDRLSDLTLCMLVIKSVQAVTRLRS; encoded by the exons ATGAACGATCCCCGCTTTGATGCGTATACAGTCTGCTGGGTGACAACCCTAGATTGTGAACTTTTTGCAGCACGACTGTGCCTGGATAAGGAGCATGCAGACCTCCCGACTGACCGGCAAGACCCCAACGAGTACATTCTCGGGGAGATGGGGATACATAACGTTGTTATTGTATTTGCCCCGCAGGGTCAATATGGGATGGTACCTGCCTCAAATACAGTAACCAACGCGAGTCGAACGTTCCGGCAGATTCGGTGCGTTCTGTTGGTAGGAATTGGCGGCGGAGCTCCCGGAAAACCCGACGAATGGAACTCGATGATGGATATACGTCTTGGGGATGTGGTCGTATCATGTCCAGATAAGAAAGAAG GTGGTATTGTGCACTATGACGGTATTCAAGTCGCGGCACACGTCAGTAAACCGCCGACGTGGCTTCTTAGCAAAGTGAAAAAGCTCAATTCGGACCATACGTTCGGAAAGGGCATGATGACCGAGTATATCGcccaagcccagcagcaaatgCGACAACGGATGGCCCGACAGAACTACCAGTTCCCTGGTAGACAGTACGATAGGCTATCAGATCTGACTCTCTGCATGCTGGTGATAAAATCTGTACAGGCTGTGACGAGACTGCGGTCGTGA